The following DNA comes from Hahella chejuensis KCTC 2396.
CGCATGGATGCGCCTGCGCGGCGGCGAGCCGCGGGAGACAGGGCCTGACCTGTGCAGGCCCTGTCGTTGCAGACAAATAGAAGGAAGCTATTTGTCTGCCTGATTAATAATGGAATGACGCGGATATCAATACTCGGTAGATAATTATGCGCAACCTGCCGAATGTTGCATGGCGCACCGTTAGCGCTGCTGCTAATCTTCGCTAAAACAAAATGTTATAAAAAATCGCCGGATAGCGACCTGTTATCCGATTGCGTTTCGCCCCTGCGGAGTTCCTTCATGGCTAATAAAGGCGTGTTTAATCTGCTTGGTTCCATTCGTTTTCTGCCGTATTTTTTGACGCAGGCGTTTGGCGCTTTTAACGATAATCTTTTCAAGCAGGGTATCTTGCTTCTGTTTGCATACAAGCTGAGCGAAGAAGAAAGCGCAACGCTGGTAAATGTGGCGGCGGGTTTGTTTATCCTTCCTTTTTTTCTTTTTTCACCTCTGGCGGGACAGCTCGCAGATAAATTTGAGAAGGGAAAACTAATTCGGATCATCAAGCTGGTGGAAATAGCGCTCATGTCGCTGGCCGCCTTTGCTTTTATCACTGAATCCAAGGCGCTGCTGCTGTTTTTGCTGTTTATGATGGGGGTTCAGTCGGCTGCCTTTGGTCCAGTGAAATATTCCATCCTCCCTCAGCATTTGAAGCATGAAGAGTTGCTGGCGGGAAATGCGCTGGTGGAAATGGGAACTTTTTTGGCGATTTTATTCGGCACTATCCTCGCAGGCGTTTTGTTTAGTCATCAGGGCGGCGTAAACTTGATCGCCGGCGGCATTATTGTCTGTGCGATCATAGGGTATGTCGCCAGTCGTTCGATACCGCAGGCGGACTCAGTTAATCCGCAATTGCGTATTAATTGGAACCCGGTAACTGAGACGATGGGCACGGTGCGTGATGTAAAAGACAATCGCGCAGTTTTTCTTTCCGTGATGGCTATCAGCTGGTTCTGGTTTTTGGGGGCGAGTTATCTGACTCAATTCAATATCTTCACCAAAGAATATTTGTTGGGGAACCCGGCCGTCGCCACTGGATTGTTGACATTGTTTTCTATCGGCGTTGCTGCGGGATCGTTGCTGTGCAGTAAATTGTCGGATGGCAAAGTGGAGCTTGGGCTGGTGCCTATCGGCTCGCTGGGACTGACTTTATTTGGAGCGCACCTCTACTTTGCGACCCCCTCTGTCCATGTTGTTGAGTTGCGAACATTTGGTGAATTTCTTGCCGATCCGTCTGGTTATGGCGTGCTGTTGGATTTATTGTGCATCGGGCTGTTTGGCGGCTTTTATATTGTGCCTTTGTATGCGCTGATTCAGGAGCGCTCAGAAGAGAAGAAGCGGGCGCAGGTTATAGCATTGAATAATGTCATGAACGCCATCTTCATGGTGTTTAGTGCGGCCTTCGCCATTGTTTTCTTAACGTTCATCGGGCTCAGCATTCCTGAATACTTTCTGGTTCTTGCGATCATGAACGCCGTCGTCGCCGTGTATATATTCAAGCAAGTGCCGGAATTCGCATTGCGCTTTTGCATATGGCTTTTAGGCCACACGATGTATCGGGTTACGCATCGAGGATTGCATAACATCCCTGAAGAAGGGGCGGTTGTGCTGGTGTGCAATCATGTCAGCTACGTCGACGCGATGCTGATTGGGGGCGCTGTGCGTAGACCTGTACGCTTTGTCATGGATAAAGGCATATATGAAATGCCGGGACTGCATTGGTTCTTTAAGCTTGCGCGCACGATTCCCATTACCTCGGAAAAGAGAGACCCGGATACCTATCATCGCGCTTTCGAGGCGATTAGCGAGGCGTTGGAGAATGGGGAAGTAATTTGCATCTTCCCTGAGGGTCGCCTGACAAAGACTGGCGACATTGATGCGTTCAGGAAGGGGATTGAGCTGATTGTCCAGCGCAATCCAGTGCCTGTGACGCCCATGGCGCTGAGAGGATTGTGGGGCTCGTTCTTTAGCCATAAGGATGGTATGGCGTTGGCTAAACTGCCCCGGCGTTTTTGGTCTAAGGTCGAGTTGGTTGCGGACGCAAGCTGGGAGCCGGAAAAAATCAGATCAGACGCGTTGGAGGAGAAAGTTAAAGCTTTAAGAGGGGAGTGGGCATAACCCGCTCCGCTTTTTCGATATGGGCGCGCTAACGTTCGGCGATAGCGCCTTTTTTTACGCCTTCATATGCTCGCACGGTAAACCAGTTTTGCGGACGCTGTTTTTTCAGGGTCTGAGCAATATGCTCCGCGATCCACTCGACTGTGGAATCAGTGTCAATCATGTACACGCGCTTCTTCGGCATGAGTAGCTCAAAGTCACCTTGCGAGGCGGTATATTTAAAGCGCATGTGCTCAACGCCATTGATGGTTTCTTCTTGAACGACATCTTCCCAGCTACCAATGTAGATATCTTTCCATTTCTTGGCCCACTGGTACTCGGTAAGCTGGCTGCGTTGTCCATCTGCGAATATTTCCAGTTTGGAGCGGTGACCGTGAGCGATGCGTTGGCAGTTACCTGCGTGCTTTTTCAATCCATGAGTGTAGTGGTAGTAAGCGCCTTGGATGTTTTCCTCACGCAAGCGGATTTTCACCTTCTTCACATTGTCCGGCACCACGCTTTGCAGGTGTTTGGTCAATAGAGGCTCCACCGACTCGATATCGATTTCCGTCAGGGGGAGGGCGGCGATGGCGTCTGCGGGGCAGGAGATGTAAAACTGGGCGTCGCCGGGAAAGCCGCAACTGACTTCAATACGCTCTCCCTTTTGCTCAACATTCATGTCCAGCAGATCTTGAGGGACTACCAACTTGTGGTCGATCATATCCTCCGCAGCCTGGCGGAGGATTTTTTTGACGTCGCCGAAATCAAACACCATGCCTTGTTCGTCCAGATCGCCGGAAAGCTCAATATCCATAATCCAGCTTTCTCCAACGATGCCGCGGAGAGGGTGAAGGTAAGAAAAATCAAGAACGGTAAGGTGATCAACAAACAGACGATTCATAAGGGGTGGCTATAAAATGAGCTATGTGTGCGAAATTAATGCTGCGTTATATCGCTTAAGAGCGTGTAAGTCCAGTAATGTTGAGTATTTTCCTGGGGCTTCTCCCGCCACGCCAATCAACGAGTGGGGGCGGGAGGCGACAGGAGAACAATCAGCCGAATATGCCGGAGATGAAGGCGACGCCTGCGGCGAATACGCCAATGCTGATCGACAAAGCGATCATATAAGCTTTATTACTGGCGCTACGCTGCGATTCCGCGTATAGCTCAATAGTACGCTGGGCGATATCTTCCGCAGTTTCGCGGGAAATATCATGAGCCTGTTGGATGGCTTCCGCCTGCAGGGTTTGCCAGAACTCAGTGTCAATGGATTGCACTGTCGTCATGTGGTCTTTCAGCTCGTCCAGTTGCTTCTGAGTGATAGCGGGGGAGGCGCTTGTGGCGGGCGCCGCCGGCGCTGCGTTCTTGAGTTCTTCCTTGATTTCATTCAGCTCTTGGCTGATTTCTCTAGCCAGTTCTGCGGACACTTCTTCTTTGAGTGCGGCGAAGCTGGTGGTAATTTGATTTTCAATGCGGCTATAAAAAGTTTCTATACGCTCATCATGTCTGTTTTGTAGTTCTTCCGACAAGCGCTTGAGGTGAGCGTATTGCTCATCAAACAGGTCACTCAGTAATTCGTGAACGCGTGTATTCAGACTGGTTTTCACCGTAGAACGGGCGACCTGTTCAATCATTTCTATGGGCAGACTGAAAGCTTTTC
Coding sequences within:
- a CDS encoding MFS transporter, which translates into the protein MANKGVFNLLGSIRFLPYFLTQAFGAFNDNLFKQGILLLFAYKLSEEESATLVNVAAGLFILPFFLFSPLAGQLADKFEKGKLIRIIKLVEIALMSLAAFAFITESKALLLFLLFMMGVQSAAFGPVKYSILPQHLKHEELLAGNALVEMGTFLAILFGTILAGVLFSHQGGVNLIAGGIIVCAIIGYVASRSIPQADSVNPQLRINWNPVTETMGTVRDVKDNRAVFLSVMAISWFWFLGASYLTQFNIFTKEYLLGNPAVATGLLTLFSIGVAAGSLLCSKLSDGKVELGLVPIGSLGLTLFGAHLYFATPSVHVVELRTFGEFLADPSGYGVLLDLLCIGLFGGFYIVPLYALIQERSEEKKRAQVIALNNVMNAIFMVFSAAFAIVFLTFIGLSIPEYFLVLAIMNAVVAVYIFKQVPEFALRFCIWLLGHTMYRVTHRGLHNIPEEGAVVLVCNHVSYVDAMLIGGAVRRPVRFVMDKGIYEMPGLHWFFKLARTIPITSEKRDPDTYHRAFEAISEALENGEVICIFPEGRLTKTGDIDAFRKGIELIVQRNPVPVTPMALRGLWGSFFSHKDGMALAKLPRRFWSKVELVADASWEPEKIRSDALEEKVKALRGEWA
- a CDS encoding response regulator; amino-acid sequence: MTIKTALLVDDSKVARFALSKLLENVSMNVNLAGSAEEALDYLSKNSPPDVIFMDHLMPGMNGVEASKAIKSNPDTAAIPIIMCTSKKSKEFEDAAKRFGIYNILTKPPQTDGLHSILEQLNRDIEAGSLTSAPIDLTAMDFAFSDHDVDDAEEATVAKVKAKEEPPPSPHDALPVNGKAFSLPIEMIEQVARSTVKTSLNTRVHELLSDLFDEQYAHLKRLSEELQNRHDERIETFYSRIENQITTSFAALKEEVSAELAREISQELNEIKEELKNAAPAAPATSASPAITQKQLDELKDHMTTVQSIDTEFWQTLQAEAIQQAHDISRETAEDIAQRTIELYAESQRSASNKAYMIALSISIGVFAAGVAFISGIFG
- a CDS encoding 6-carboxytetrahydropterin synthase, translated to MNRLFVDHLTVLDFSYLHPLRGIVGESWIMDIELSGDLDEQGMVFDFGDVKKILRQAAEDMIDHKLVVPQDLLDMNVEQKGERIEVSCGFPGDAQFYISCPADAIAALPLTEIDIESVEPLLTKHLQSVVPDNVKKVKIRLREENIQGAYYHYTHGLKKHAGNCQRIAHGHRSKLEIFADGQRSQLTEYQWAKKWKDIYIGSWEDVVQEETINGVEHMRFKYTASQGDFELLMPKKRVYMIDTDSTVEWIAEHIAQTLKKQRPQNWFTVRAYEGVKKGAIAER